From a region of the Blastopirellula sediminis genome:
- a CDS encoding DUF1257 domain-containing protein — protein MSHIVHIHTEVRDVEAIRLATHRLKLPEPIFGEVRLYSATKTGWAVQLPDWRYPVVADVTTGRIEFDNFQGRLGKQAELDRFLQGYAVEKAKLEARKAGHAVHEQLLADGGIKLTIQAGGAQ, from the coding sequence ATGTCTCACATAGTTCACATTCATACGGAAGTGCGGGATGTCGAGGCGATTCGCCTGGCGACGCACCGACTGAAATTACCGGAGCCCATTTTCGGCGAGGTGCGCCTTTACAGCGCAACAAAGACCGGCTGGGCGGTTCAACTTCCCGATTGGCGGTATCCCGTGGTGGCCGACGTCACTACCGGCCGGATCGAGTTTGACAATTTTCAAGGGCGTTTGGGTAAGCAGGCTGAACTCGATCGGTTCCTGCAGGGGTACGCGGTCGAAAAGGCGAAACTGGAAGCCCGCAAAGCGGGGCACGCGGTTCACGAACAGCTGCTGGCCGACGGCGGAATCAAGCTGACCATTCAAGCGGGAGGGGCCCAGTGA
- a CDS encoding AAA family ATPase, producing MRLTQQLSEMVRACCAGIWIRSDEHDDAIQEIAQLCRAEAWKLATWDIERGLRCAGESNAESQFSAQDPLAAIRSLSALADGERPTLLVLANFHRFLGSVEVVQSIARQVQEGKNRRAFVVILSPTYQVPIELERLFVELPHPLPDRQQLEEIAAAIGTEPGEMPEGETLQRTLDAASGLTRFEAEGAFSLALVRHGRIEPSVVWRLKAQTLLKNGLLKLHRGGEAFAELGGLTALKQFCLRALRNRSAGVSAAMPKGILLLGVPGTGKSAFAKALGNEVGRPTISLDIGALMGGIVGQTEERTRRALETIDAMQPSVVYVDEFEKGLSGVAGSGQSDSGVSSRMFGTLLSWLNDRTSDTFVVLTANDISKLPPEFARAERFDAVFFLDLPGREQKDAIWRMHLAAFGLDVDQAFPADKS from the coding sequence ATGAGGTTAACTCAACAATTGTCGGAGATGGTACGCGCGTGCTGCGCCGGCATTTGGATTCGGAGCGACGAGCATGACGACGCGATCCAGGAAATTGCTCAACTCTGTCGCGCGGAAGCGTGGAAGTTGGCGACCTGGGACATCGAACGGGGACTTCGCTGTGCTGGTGAGTCGAACGCGGAAAGCCAGTTTTCCGCTCAAGATCCGCTAGCGGCGATTCGGTCGCTGAGTGCGTTGGCAGACGGCGAGCGACCGACGCTGTTGGTCCTGGCGAACTTTCATCGCTTTCTCGGCTCGGTGGAAGTGGTTCAATCGATCGCGCGGCAAGTCCAAGAGGGAAAGAATCGCCGCGCATTCGTTGTCATCCTTTCCCCCACATATCAGGTTCCGATTGAGCTGGAGCGGCTCTTCGTGGAACTGCCGCATCCGCTCCCCGATCGCCAGCAACTGGAGGAGATCGCCGCGGCGATTGGCACCGAACCAGGAGAAATGCCCGAAGGTGAAACGCTGCAACGCACCTTGGATGCCGCGAGCGGCTTGACCCGCTTTGAAGCGGAGGGCGCCTTCAGTTTGGCGCTCGTTCGTCATGGTCGGATCGAACCGTCCGTCGTTTGGCGACTGAAGGCGCAGACGCTGCTCAAGAATGGCCTCTTGAAGCTGCACCGTGGCGGCGAGGCGTTCGCGGAACTAGGAGGACTGACGGCGTTAAAGCAGTTCTGTCTGCGCGCACTTCGGAATCGCTCCGCAGGCGTTTCCGCTGCGATGCCAAAAGGCATCTTGTTGCTGGGCGTACCGGGAACGGGGAAGAGCGCCTTCGCCAAAGCGCTGGGGAACGAAGTCGGACGGCCGACGATTTCACTCGATATCGGCGCATTGATGGGGGGAATTGTCGGACAGACCGAGGAGCGAACCCGCCGAGCCTTGGAGACGATCGACGCCATGCAACCGTCTGTGGTTTATGTCGACGAATTTGAGAAAGGGCTGAGCGGCGTCGCCGGTTCAGGTCAGTCGGACAGCGGCGTTTCGTCACGAATGTTTGGAACGCTGTTGTCGTGGCTGAACGATCGAACGAGCGATACGTTTGTCGTTTTGACGGCGAATGACATTTCCAAGCTGCCGCCGGAGTTTGCCCGGGCCGAGCGTTTCGACGCCGTTTTCTTTCTCGATCTGCCAGGGAGAGAGCAAAAGGACGCTATCTGGCGGATGCATTTGGCGGCGTTCGGACTGGACGTCGACCAGGCCTTTCCCGCGGACAAGTC
- a CDS encoding DUF2997 domain-containing protein, whose amino-acid sequence MKTIVVLVAADGTSRVETHGFVGDECRIASRFLEKALGRTTSEELTAEFHQVSTQENAHLYQGE is encoded by the coding sequence GTGAAAACAATCGTAGTCCTCGTCGCCGCAGATGGTACGTCGCGCGTCGAAACGCATGGTTTTGTCGGCGACGAATGTCGCATCGCGAGCCGGTTCCTGGAGAAGGCTCTTGGACGAACGACATCCGAAGAACTGACTGCTGAATTTCATCAGGTCAGTACCCAGGAAAACGCCCATCTCTACCAAGGCGAATAA